From a region of the Trichoderma atroviride chromosome 6, complete sequence genome:
- a CDS encoding uncharacterized protein (SECRETED:SignalP(1-17)) produces MKHLILIGACYLDTILSVPHYPEEDEKLRASTLTIRRGGNCPNSLEVLQQLVQPQDAIRMYLISPLPSKSSPAAQRIKASFGESSPVSLEHSLYRETYTEAASSYIIRSEHSGSRTLVNYNDLPEMTVAEFEAIVQRFSPDDETWWHFEGRIPHTTLKCVRTLRDKLPNAQVSIEVEKPGRDGLRELAAEANVVFYSKSWAENSGHGSAESCLMSEKQQKASLAFCTWGADGAAMCQLAKQQVVHCPVESRAKSDTVVDSVGAGDTFIAGMLYSLVCRNKTWHVSHGLSFAVHLATTKVQREGFQGLGADVHDWLVGNAS; encoded by the exons ATGAAGCATCTCATCCTGATCGGAGCCTGCTATCTAGATACCATCTTGAG CGTACCGCACTacccagaagaagacgaaaagctACGCGCATCGACCCTCACCATTCGCCGGGGAGGCAACTGCCCCAACTCGCTCGAGGTgcttcagcagctcgtccagcctCAAGATGCCATCCGCATGTATCTGATCTCGCCCCTGCCGAGCAAATCATCGCCGGCCGCGCAGCGCATCAAGGCTTCATTTGGTGAGTCGTCACCCGTAAGTCTCGAGCACAGTCTTTACCGAGAGACGTACACGGAAGCGGCCAGCAGTTACATCATCCGTAGCGAGCATTCGGGAAGCCGTACGCTCGTAAACTACAATGACCTACCAGAAATGACAGTCGCCGAGTTCGAGGCCATCGTGCAGAGGTTCAGCCCCGACGACGAGACTTGGTGGCACTTTGAA gGCCGCATTCCACACACTACGTTAAAGTGCGTCCGCACGCTACGTGACAAGCTCCCAAACGCGCAAGTCAGTATCGAAGTCGAGAAGCCGGGGAGGGACGGCCTTCGCGAGCTCGCAGCTGAGGCCAATGTCGTCTTCTATTCCAAGTCCTGGGCAGAG AACTCTGGTCATGGGTCTGCCGAATCTTGCCTCATgagcgagaagcagcagaaagc GTCCCTTGCCTTCTGCACTTGGGGTGCAGACGGAGCCGCCATGTGCCAGCTCGCCAAACAACAGGTCGTCCACTGTCCCGTGGAAAGCCGCGCAAAGTCCGATACTGTCGTCGA CTCGGTAGGAGCGGGTGATACTTTCATAGCGGGAATGCTCTACAGCCTGGTCTGTCGAAACAAGACCTGGCATGTCAGCCACGGGCTGAGCTTCGCCGTCCACCTGGCCACGACAAAGGTCCAAAGGGAGGGGTTTCAGGGGCTCGGCGCAGATGTCCACGACTGGCTAGTAGGCAATGCGTCCTGA
- a CDS encoding uncharacterized protein (EggNog:ENOG41~TransMembrane:5 (o12-31i43-62o132-155i162-180o200-222i)), with translation MASSLPPDLFDQTTIISLLSTLAIVLVAYATSRLVLPRATTSATLRFLFIWHLADALCHFILEGSFLYHCFYSFIPAAEAAGKDLVPTPYNFLGLGDSRVYGPQSGGDNPFAQLWMVYARADKRWAGADLGVISLELLTVFFDGPLAVYICYLIAKGNPKASIWMIVLATCELYGGFMTFCPEWLTGNINLDGSNFMYMWVYLVFFNMLWVFIPLYAVWYSINDISNAFVVRQAVRRTANKKFD, from the exons ATGGCCTCGTCCCTCCCGCCCGACCTCTTTGACCAAACCACAAtcatctccctcctctcgaccctcgccatcgtcctcgtcgcctACGCCACGTCGCGCCTCGTCCTCCCCCGCGCCACAACCTCCGCCACGCTgcgcttcctcttcatctggcACCTCGCCGACGCGCTCTGCCACTTCATCCTCGAGGGCAGCTTCCTGTACCACTGCTTCTACTCCTTCATTCCCGCGGCTGAAGCGGCGGGCAAGGACCTGGTGCCCACGCCGTATAATTTCCTCGGATTGGGGGATAGCAGGGTCTATGGCCCGCAGAGCGGCGGGGATAATCCGTTTGCGCAGCTGTGGATGGTGTATGCGCGGGCGGATAAGAGATGGGCGGGAGCTGATCTG GGCGTCATCAGTCTCGAGCTTTTGACCGTCTTCTTTGATGGACCCCTGGCGGTGTACATCTGCTACCTGATTGCAAAGGGAAACCCCAAGGCTAGCATCTGGATGATTGTCCTGGCGACTTGTGAGCTCTACGGAG GTTTCATGACTTTCTGCCCCGAGTGGCTCACCGGCAACATCAACCTCGACGGCAGCAACTTCATGTACATGTGGGTGTACCTGGTCTTCTTCAATATGCTGTGGGTCTTTATCCCGCTGTATGCGGTTTGGTACTCGATCAACGACATCTCAAACGCCTTTGTTGTGCGACAGGCTGTCAGAAGGACGGCGAATAAAAAATTCGATTGA
- a CDS encoding uncharacterized protein (EggNog:ENOG41) — MDSIKQGANYVSEKVQQATTGTEKEANKQVAKDSDAPVGTRASAAKDALGNKLDESKHDAKGEAHKQAI, encoded by the exons ATGGATTCCATCAAGCAGGGTGCCAACTACGTTTCCGAGAAGGTCCAGCAGGCTACTACTGGCACCGAGAAGGAGGCCAACAAGCAGGTCGCCAAGGACTCTGATGCCCCCGTCGGCACTCG CGCCTCCGCTGCCAAGGACGCTCTGGGCAACAAGTTGGACGAGAGCAAGCACGACGCCAAGGGCGAGGCCCACAAGCAGGCTATCTAA
- a CDS encoding uncharacterized protein (EggNog:ENOG41~TransMembrane:7 (o54-74i95-122o142-166i178-200o220-241i261-279o299-318i)) translates to MDGWNMLFEGQNGANGVWARQTDESAAGFPFMDNSTSSVINNLKFTIAKQVRSMITILAGFNTAMALILAIIIFRNCYKATKQNDPTFRLRSASFFHVIDVSEIFPFVLSIGIAVQGIIYIACQTKGLEGLLILGCTSISQAMLPALFLVPYIQLFFGLETVVQALRPRPFPRTSKWAIFACLFLVLIGTLAMFVLTRVIEAPDFCYASLFWFVQTWRLESAILLTTIACILIIGAVIIFARLHQGASVGHVERAAASRMVYYMILGAILNGLTAPYFFSILSQNPMALTTLQLDLNMVSSVASNVSGITFGALYLFLRSRKMQKTGPLGHVEVGGPREKSIDSWPGSDIFNRQIGQPVSPARIVQSRASTTRSAASEEKRSIDGQGTTFHAISDGDAADGFDLVNVPLTPVMPRARKDSYSLFPNQRETLDIKSQSTTILPSTTYSPTRSNSNEALGNQMFDFEDLLPPPTIRVSGAPRHNRDSSLVSGLTVQIGLRVSNLSDVNRLEAPFFFSPEVPFSPNSQNWPLAPGTPTDPTNGAAFRLNSMAFNDDRSSNVPRSPIRATIEVRQDQDQDKPITLSPTVYSPNKPPTPPAAAHHRGMASTPSTPGAARTDERYSVGTAEWI, encoded by the exons ATGGATGGCTGGAACATGTTATTTGAAGGACAAAATGGGGCGAATGGGGTATGGGCCAGGCAGACGGACGAAAGTGCGGCAGGATTCCCGTTCATGGACAATTCGACATCTTCAGTCATCAACAACCTCAAGTTCACCATTGCTAAGCAAGTTCGGTCTATGATTACTATCCTTGCTGGGTTTAATACTGCCATGGCTTTGATACTGGCAATCATCATCTTTCGGAATTGCTATAAAGCGACAAAGCAAAATGACCCGACTTTCCGTCTTCG TAGTGCTTCCTTTTTCCACGTTATAGACGTATCGGAGATATTCCCGTTTGTCCTATCCATTGGCATAGCGGTACAGGGGATTATCTACATCGCTTGTCAGACCAAAGGCCTTGAAGGTTTGCTTATACTTGGATGCACGTCCATTTCTCAGGCCATGCTACCAG CCCTATTTCTGGTACCGTATATCCAGCTTTTCTTTGGGCTGGAGACGGTTGTACAGGCGCTGAGGCCGCGGCCGTTTCCACGAACTTCTAAATGGGCCATATTTGCCTGTCTCTTCCTTGTTCTCATTGGAACATTGGCCATGTTCGTATTAACGCGCGTCATTGAGGCTCCCGATTTTTGCTATGCATCTCTCTTCTGGTTTGTCCAAACCTGGAGACTCGAATCAGCTATTCTCCTGACTACAATCGCTTGTATCTTGATCATTGGGGCTGTCATCATATTCGCTCGGCTACATCAAGGTGCTTCAGTTGGCCATGTTGAAAGGGCGGCCGCATCCAGAATGGTATACTATATGATTCTAGGCGCTATATTAAAC GGGTTGACGGCTCCCTACTTCTTCAGCATCTTGTCTCAAAACCCCATGGCATTAACGACTCTGCAATTGGATTTGAACATGGTCTCTTCGGTGGCGAGCAACGTGTCGGGAATCACCTTTGGCGCTCTCTATCTATTTCTTCGCTCCCGCAAGATGCAAAAGACTGGACCGCTTGGACATGTTGAGGTTGGTGGCCCACGAGAAAAGTCTATTGATTCTTGGCCTGGGTCGGACATTTTCAACAGGCAAATCGGACAGCCCGTCTCGCCGGCGAGAATAGTCCAATCGCGCGCAAGCACGACGAGGTCAGCAGCCagcgaagaaaagagaagcattGACGGACAAGGCACAACATTCCACGCAATATCTGACGGAGATGCTGCTGACGGCTTTGATTTGGTAAATGTGCCTTTGACGCCGGTTATGCCTCGAGCCCGGAAAGACTCTTATAGCTTGTTTCCAAACCAACGGGAAACGCTCGACATTAAATCCCAGAGCACCACTATTCTTCCCTCTACAACCTACTCGCCAACAAGAAGCAATAGCAACGAGGCACTGGGCAATCAGATGTTTGACTTTGAAGACCTGTTACCGCCGCCTACAATCCGCGTTTCAGGGGCTCCCAGACACAACCGCGACTCTTCTTTGGTCTCTGGTCTGACCGTCCAGATTGGCCTCAGAGTATCCAACCTCAGCGACGTGAACCGCCTAGAggccccctttttcttttctcccgAGGTGCCATTTTCACCAAATTCACAGAACTGGCCATTGGCTCCAGGGACGCCCACCGACCCCACGAACGGAGCCGCTTTTCGCCTCAATAGCATGGCTTTCAACGACGACAGGAGCAGCAATGTACCTCGTTCGCCCATCAGAGCAACTATCGAGGTGAGGCAGGATCAGGATCAAGACAAGCCAATCACCCTGAGCCCTACGGTGTACAGCCCAAACAAGCCGCCGActccgccagcagctgcgcATCACAGGGGCATGGCATCTACTCCGTCAACGCCAGGTGCTGCGAGAACTGATGAACGATATTCAGTAGGCACTGCTGAGTGGATATAA
- a CDS encoding uncharacterized protein (TransMembrane:5 (o24-48i55-76o96-113i134-153o165-183i)), translating into MADEYTPTLASLSVTHVYYDPDDYISLLCAYLALLPQALCVVYATLIFSTREAEICLAFAGQLACEALNFVLKRIIKEERPRLIHGKGYGMPSSHAQFVAFWSLSLALFLLVRHKPLSSRGKAKIWEGGRPWTLVERLAVSLAGVAVAAATAWSRIYLNYHTTTQVAAGVSAGFVFALVWFVATEILRRTGWLAWGIELPPARMLRIRDLVVEEDMCQAGWEKWEEKKTAKAK; encoded by the exons ATGGCCGACGAATATACCCCAACTCTCGCCTCCCTCTCCGTCACACACGTCTACTAT gACCCCGACGATTACATCTCCCTTCTATGCGCCtacctcgccctcctcccGCAAGCTCTCTGCGTCGTCTACGCCACCCTAATATTCTCAACGCGCGAGGCCGAGATATGCCTCGCCTTTGCCGGCCAGCTCGCCTGCGAGGCCCTCAACTTCGTCCTCAAACGCATCATCAAGGAGGAGCGTCCGCGCCTCATCCACGGCAAGGGCTACGGCATGCCCAGCTCGCACGCCCAGTTCGTCGCCTTCTGGAGCCTCTCCCTTGCCTTGTTCCTGCTGGTGCGACACAAGCCGCTGTCGTCTCGGGGCAAGGCAAAGATATGGGAGGGCGGTCGACCTTGGACTTTGGTCGAGAGGCTGGCTGTTAGTCttgctggtgttgctgtGGCAGCGGCGACGGCGTGGAGCAGGATATACCTAAACTACCATACGACGACACAAGTGGCTGCTGGCGTCAGTGCTGGCTTTGTGTTTGCGCTGGTCTGGTTCGTAGCGACGGAGATTTTAAGAAGGACGGGTTGGCTGGCCTGGGGCATTGAGCTTCCACCGGCGAGAATGCTGAGGATACGCGACCTGGTGGTGGAAGAGGACATGTGCCAGGCAGGATGGGAAAagtgggaagagaagaagacggcaaaagcaaagtaa